AATTAATTTTAAACCTGTTTTTGATTTCCGTGGGCTATTGACTGCAATGGATATAATATTGAGTGGTCGCCGGATCATATACCATGATTGATTTCAAAGCCTCTCCAAAATTTCCTCCTACTATATAAATTTTGTCGTCAATGCCTATCGCACCAAAAAATGAACGTGGGCTTGGCATCGAAGTTTTGGTTTTCCATTCATTTGTTAATGGATAATATTCTTCGGTAATGCTGTTATAATTGTATAAAGTTCCGCCGCCCAGCACGTAAATCTTATTGTTTACAACGGCGCCACTGCATCCTGAACGATAATATGAAGTAGAATAATATGTTGTCCATGTGTCAGCTGTCGGATTGTAGAATTCATTGACATTAAGAACATCCTGATTCCACCCGCCAATAGCATAAATACCATCATTTGTTTGGGCGGTTGCAAAGTCAGTTCTTGCTGTAGTCATAGGGGCTTTATCTACCCAGGCAGAAGTGACCGGATCATACATTTGATTAGTGTTTAGCGCAGTATTATTAAAAAAACCGCCAATGAGATAGATTTTACCGGAAACAACAGCAGCACCACATCCAGACCTGGCTTGCGGCAAATTTGTTGCCAGTGACCAACTGTTATTCAAAGTATTGTAAACCTGGTGTCGGTTAACGATTGTATTTCCATTATATCCCCCCAGAACGTGAATTGAACTTCCAATCACAGCAGCAGCAGCATAAACCACTGCCGTTGGCATATTGGATTTTTTCTCCCAGGTTTGATTATCCAGATCAAATACCTCAACCACATTACTGACTGAACTAACGCCGTCCCAACCGCCAAATACATAAATTTTATTATTTACAGTGGCCACTGCTGCACCAAAACGCGAGTAAGTCATTGGTGGTAAATCGTTCCACAGGTCGCCGGCAGTAATTCCTGTTCCGGAATAAAAATAACCCGGAGGTGGTTCTGGACTAAGACTTTGAATACAACCACCAGGTGGAACTATGGCACTGGTTGGAATTGGCAATTTGACATATCCTCCATTGGAAAGGTAAATGGTATCATTACTTATTGAGATTACCTGAATTTCATTTTCCGGTTGGTTGTCATTATCAGCTACCTCAATTGTTACTGAATTACCACCGGAAATTTGTATTTGCCGGGATGTTCCGACCGAAATTACATTCAGACTTTGATTGTCCGAATCAGTTATGGCTCCGCCTCCCTGGCTCAATACAACAGTATTTCCTAATTTGGTCAACGTTTGAAGCTCATTGGCAGCGCTCAAATCCCCAGTGTTTGAAATAACATCTTCATCAATGTCAATTCCTTCACCAGCCATGAAACTGTTTCCTGATTGACTGGAGTATAGGGCGTAAGGTACTGATAATAATTGCGTTTGCCCGGCAAGTTGATAGTTTGTCCCACCTGAATCATCAAACTCAATACGGATAAAATAGTTTCCATCTTCCCAGTTGATGCCCGAAAAACTGCCAAGCAAAATGTCACCTGTGCCGATCTTAAGGTTAATCCTTCCATAACTGTCGGTTGTTACATCCTGAATTTCAGCGTAATGAACAATGTTTTGTACGGTATCTGAAAGGATGCTTATCTTTAGACCGATATCATTGTTTATAATTGGGGCGCCATCAGTTGAACGTAAAACAGCCTGATAATTAAATGCAAGCGGAGATTGAGCCATACCAGCAAAATGTGCAAGTACCAAAAGGCAAAATGTTGAAATTGTTTTCATTCATTGTTTTTTTTACAAAGGTAATGCATCAACCTTTCCAAAGTCGAAAAGAAGAGCTATCTATTTGTTTTTTTTCTTAAGGTAAGCTTCAAACATCTGATAGATAAGGCCATCAGCTAACCCTATTTTGGGAACATACACTGAATTAGCTTGAATAACCCTGGTAATAAACAGAAAAACATCAGTAGCCGGAACGATGACGTCAGCACGATCGGGACGCAATCCAAGCCTTTCGATACGGCCATCAAGATCAAAACTTTTCAGGTGCCGGGAAGCATATTCGAGGTTTTCGAATGATAGATTTGTTTCATCAGGTTTCCCATAGATCTTTGCAATTTTATTAATGTTCCCGCCAGATCCGATGACAGTAATCATTCCGAAATCCTCCTTAAACTGCATTAACCACTCTTCCATCGCTTTCCATTCTGAGTCCGGGACTTTATCGCTTAGCAACCGAAGAGTCCCTATTTTGAAGGAGTTTGCCTCGATTAGTTTATGTTTCGACAGCACCGAAATCTCAGTGCTACCCCCGCCAAGGTCAACATACATGGTGAGTTTCTTTTCTTGCGGGAAAGCATAATCGTCGGAGGCACGTATAATGGCAGCTTCTTCAAGCCCGTCTATCAATCGAACATTGATGCCTGTCTGTTTTTTGATTTTTTTAATCAGTTCCAAACCATTAACTGCTTCGCGCATAGCTGCAGTAGCGCAGGCAGTAAAAGAGCGGGGCTTGTAGACGTCAATCAGCAAACTGAAAGCCTCGAGGGTTTTGATTAATTTTGATGCCCTTTCTTTCGAAATCTTGTTGGTGTTGTAAACATCCATCCCAAGTCGGATAGGAATTCTGATCAAAGTCGCCTTCTCAACCCTGATTTTACCCTCTTGTTGAAAAGCATTGGCAAACAGAAGTCTTACTGCATTTGAGCCGATGTCGATAGCAGCAAATATCATTTTCTAACCATTAATAATTAGCTTTGCAAAGAAAAGTGAAATCCTTCAAAAGCAGTTATCCAGGCACAATTACTTTTAAACTTTTTATGAACGGTTTTTTGGCAACACCTTCATTTTTTGACCGACTGATCATGGGAAATATTTATTTTTACACTTTCAATGAACCAATTCGCCCAACAGCTGATATCTAAATGAGTCTTTCTTTCGATGATATGGGAAAGGATAATTTACTTTTTGTTTTTGCAATTACTGCAACTATTGTTGGGTATTATGGCTATTATTACCTGAGCCAGAGTGAATCGATTAAAGACTGGTTTGTTGGAAGGTTCTTAGGAAAAAAATTTTGGCTTCGTTGGATTTTATTCCAAAAAATTTGTGGTTTTATTTTTATGGGCTTAATACCGGGAATTATTTATATCTTTATTTTTAATGGCCGGATTTCTGATTTTGGCATGAACTTAAATCTTTTGATTTCCAATTGGTATTGGCTGATTGGAATCCCTATGCTGATGGTTGTGATTAACAGATTTTTAGCACAGGGGAAAAGTCTCCAGCAGCAATACCCGCAAATGAGGCTGAAGCGTTGGTCAAAAGAAATGTTTGCATTAAGTGCTTTCGGCTGGATTATTTACTTGCTGGCGTATGAATATCTTTTCCGGGGGCTATTACTCTTTTTGAGTTATGAAGCTTTTGGTTTCTGGCCTGCCATTGCCATTAATGTCGCCATTTATTCAGCACTTCACATGACCAAAGGCGCAGGAGAAACGTTAGGGGCAATTCCTTTCGGGATACTTACATGTATTATTACACTGAGCACTGGCACTATGCTTATCCCGGTATTTGCACACATAGGGCTCGCTGTTTCCATGGATTATTTTGCCTTGA
This sequence is a window from Bacteroidales bacterium. Protein-coding genes within it:
- a CDS encoding CPBP family intramembrane metalloprotease; the encoded protein is MSLSFDDMGKDNLLFVFAITATIVGYYGYYYLSQSESIKDWFVGRFLGKKFWLRWILFQKICGFIFMGLIPGIIYIFIFNGRISDFGMNLNLLISNWYWLIGIPMLMVVINRFLAQGKSLQQQYPQMRLKRWSKEMFALSAFGWIIYLLAYEYLFRGLLLFLSYEAFGFWPAIAINVAIYSALHMTKGAGETLGAIPFGILTCIITLSTGTMLIPVFAHIGLAVSMDYFALKYNPEMELNSISGGSQ
- a CDS encoding rod shape-determining protein, coding for MIFAAIDIGSNAVRLLFANAFQQEGKIRVEKATLIRIPIRLGMDVYNTNKISKERASKLIKTLEAFSLLIDVYKPRSFTACATAAMREAVNGLELIKKIKKQTGINVRLIDGLEEAAIIRASDDYAFPQEKKLTMYVDLGGGSTEISVLSKHKLIEANSFKIGTLRLLSDKVPDSEWKAMEEWLMQFKEDFGMITVIGSGGNINKIAKIYGKPDETNLSFENLEYASRHLKSFDLDGRIERLGLRPDRADVIVPATDVFLFITRVIQANSVYVPKIGLADGLIYQMFEAYLKKKNK